The following is a genomic window from Segatella hominis.
AGCTGGCTATTACATAATGAAACAACATACTTGACTGATTGGTACGCTTCTCCTACCATGCGGACAAATCCCGGTAACAAAATGACAAAGCGGACAATGTTCTTAACATGCCAACTTGTAAATGGGATGAATGATTTTCGTTTTTCGCAAGTTGATTTTATAAAATTGCTGCCAACAGTTCGTACTTTCGGAAAAAGATGTTATATTTGCAAATGAAAGAGTTATTTGACAGCATAGCAACGCAAAACGCTGAAATTCGCACAGTTGCCAAATCGTTACCTCTATTTCTCAAATAATTCGCTAATAGTTTATTTCTCAATCGGTTAAGTCAAACCGATAAAAATCTAAAATAAACTGTGTCAGGCTATAAAAGTTATAGTTAGACACGGTTTATTTACATTTCTATCCTTTCCTTTGCAGAGTATAATTCTTCCCATCCTCAGCTTACTTGTCTATGTATGATGCAACAAAATATACAATCGAAATGACCGTATAAAGGAAACACGGCAAGAATATCCAAAGCAAAGTCTTTACCCAACCGTTTGACAACCACACACCTTCATTCCTTGACATCATATTAGACATATCATAGAAATGGCGAGTGAGGATTTCTTTGTTTTTCTTTCGGTGGTCTTCAAGAAGTTTGGACTCGTTTTCAATGAGTTTCTTCCTGTTGTTGATTGCCTGTTCCATATCGGCATCATCAATCTTTGCTTTGACAGTTATGTCTTTTACTTTGCCGATGTAGGCTTCAATAGCTTTGGTGACAGTATTCGCTTTATCTGAGGCTTCACTCAATTTGTCTTTTGCTTCATGCATGGAAGCAGTAGCCATTTCAACGCCACTTTTTGCCAAAGTCAAACTATTGCCAGCATCCTTGTAGGCTTGAAGTTGTTGGTCAAACTTGTCCGAGGTCTTGTCCGTTTCGATATTCTTGTCTATCGTGTTCTCGAAAGATCCGAAATCCATATCTGAGATTTTACTTTTACCTATTGGCATAATATCAGTGCTGTTGGTTGAACATTCGGTTATCTGCCATACCCTTGCTTCTTGCGAGGTCTGCACAGTCGATTAGCCATCATAGCGCAACGATACGCCCAAGACAGTTCATCCTCGTCCTTGTCACGTCCCCAACCTGAGGTAGCACCACCTCCGCCACCGCCAGACTGGGCGGCAATGGTTGTGGCAGCATCAATGTATTCAGCAAAGAGAAGAATGGCGGTCTTCTGCACATCACCTATCTTGGCAAATACATTGTCGGCATCCAAAGCTATATTCTTATCGATGATATCCAGACAATTCTGAGGAATATCAACAGGGTAATGATGAAACTCGTCCGTATAGAAGTCGAAGTGACGTATCTTTGGAGAGTTGTCCGCAGTAGGCATGGGTTTGGGTACAGTCATAATCTTTGGCTGTTGGGTATTCTTTGTTGGAGTTGAAACTGGTTTCTCCAATTCTTGATGATGCAGTTTTGCCCAAGTACCTTCAATCTTTGAGGGCATCAGACAACGACCTTTGCCAAGTTCCGAGGACTTATAAATGGAGTTACCACGCTTGATGGCATAGCCACGCATTTGTCCTTTATTGTCAGATTGTAGTTTGACATCATATCCCATTTGCGTGAGGCATTTTGTGTATAGTCCCCAATCAAAGTACGACATCTTAGCCAAAACGGAAAGGCAATCATTGGTTATCGCTTCCTTATTTTGGCGGCTCACCTCTTGTGCATCTTTCCATCCACGCTGTTGCCCAACCTTGGCGGCAGCAGCCATCGCTCGCTCATAGATATAATGGGCATCATTCACGTTGCCCCTTATGTCTATGCGGTTCGCATCAATGTGAAGGTGCATAATGCCACTCTTGCTGTCACGATGAAGCGCAACAACATATTGGCTGTCTTTGAGGTTGGTTGTCTTTGCACTCTTGCGCTTCGACTTGGCTGAAAGGTCAACAGCATCAAACTCACGGATAAAGTCATCCGCCAACCTCTGCCAGTCCTCCATTGTCCAACCTTGCGTTTCCTCCGAGGTTGGGGAAACCTCGATACGTATCATGTTCCGTTTGAGCGGATGATAACGGTTCAACTTGTCCTCAAACTTCTTCTGCAAGGCAAGCATTCTCGCCCACATTGCCGTTGGGGAAATATCATCGGGCAAGAGATTGGTCTTTACAATCTCTGCCTTGTCCTTATCTACTGAGTAACGTATGGCATTTGCGCCATGACTTATTACCTTTGCTTTTGCTATCATATATGTCGTATGTTCTATTGTGTTAAGTATTTCTCTATCTCAATCATGCGGTTCAAGATAACCTCTGCGCTTGTTCTCCATCGTTTCATGAAGATTTCGCTGCGGAGAATGTTCTCACGTTCCGTAAGCGGACGACCTTTGAGGAAACCGAACAATTTCTGTATATCGCCCCTGGCATCCGATAGGCTGTTCAAAGCCTCCATTTCTTTGTCTGTCAAGCGTTGTTTGGGGTATTTGCCCTCCAACCGCTTGCGTGCGTATGCGCTTGTGGTTAGTCCGCAAAGAGCAGCATATTCCGCTATCTCCTTATGGAGTTGCGGTGTCAGCCTTACTATCAGGCGGCTCGTGTATTTCGGAGCCTCCTTATCTATAATTCTCTTATTCATACCAAGTATTGCTTCTATAAAAGTGTGCAACCCAATGCGAGCTTGCGAGCGTTCAAGAAGTCCATTGGCATACGGACAAACGAAGTGCGTTTGTATGACATTGGTATTTCTTGCATAGCACTGCCATCAGAGTTTACGCACAAGCACGCTACGCACTGCGATTGCACCAGTTCACAGACTTGTTGTATAACGGTTCTCAAATTACCCAAGCAACAGCAATTGTGGGGCATCCTCCGCTTCCATCTGTTCTTTGAAGAATTGCCTTCTGGCTTCTGCCTCCAGTTCCATGTCAGAGACGCTTGGCGGTGGAACATCTTCCTCCTCTCCATTATTGCCATTTCCTGAAGTTAGGGAAGAAAAGGAACTGTTGGCAAGTTGTGTTGGAGAAGTACCGCCATTTTTGATGGGTGGATCCTCCTTGTTAGGGAATGCGGTTGTGGAAGTCATAGTATTAGACTTGCCGGAACAGTCTCTTTGGTTGATGGGAACATAGTGAGGATTGACATATTTCTTGCCGTCAACAATCCATGCAGAAATGCAGAGCAATGTGTGAACACTTCCTCGTCTTGTCTGTACAGAAGAAAGGATGCCCAATTTGTTCATGTGGTCAAGCATCTTGGAGACGGTTTTTCGGTCACACTTCCATAGTTTGGATAGAGCCACCTCTGACATGTTCACCTCCCATAATGCGGTTGTGGATTCCCCAACCTCATTTGATGTTTCAATCTGTCGTGTCACAATCTGAATGAGTTGATAAAGGCATGAAAGGCGATTGATGCCAGCCGTGCCACCCATCAGATAGTTTACTTGTTCATTACTCAGGATAATGCTGTTGAAAATATTACTGTTCATCGTTGTTTATTTTTGTTGTGTGAATTTTTTCTTGCTGTTATGCGGAAAACTCTCTGCCGTCAAAAGAGAAGCTATCGCCTCATGCCGAAGCCTCTCTCTGGCATATAATACTCCTTGTCGTATGCGATATGGTCAAGCACACGTTGCAGTCGGTCAAGTTGAAGACTGTCAAGCACTTGTATGGCATTGATGGTAATTTTCTGTGATGCAATTCTTCGATGCTCACAGTTTCTTTCAGACATGGTTCCGTCACCGTCAGCATAGACCGAATGAAGATAGGTATTGACTGCTTCCGTCTGTTCCTTGCTTGGGTAAGCAGCAGGAAAGCGGTCGGAAATGTAGTCTACCATATTGCTGACCGCATTAGCCAACAGAGGGTCACGTTTTTGCAGACTGTTTACAAGTTCATCTTTCGTCATGATGCTATGGTCTATTGTTCATTTCATTCAGACGGTTTGCAGCCTCCAGTCTTATCTCCTCCTCCGACATGGCTCTTGCTCCTCGTACCCAGTCAAGCAAGGCTTTCTTCTCAAAGAAGATGAGCTTGCCAGCAGGCTTGAAGTACGGCAACTGGTTAAGATGCGTCATCTTGTAGAGCGTGCTCTTGGCAATGCCGAGAAAGGCGGAAGCCTCTTCAAGGTTCAACACTTCCTTTGTCATATAGCAAAGGTTCTCCAACTTGTTCACTCTCGACTGAAGCTCCACTATCTTGCGCTCATGGTCGAGGTTCATCTTTAATGCGTTTTTTTCTGTCATAAATCTGATATTTTGTTTATTTTGTTATCGATTTCGGCTGCAAAGGTATATTGTTGCCAATGATATTCAAGCAGCCGTTATGGTTTATTAAAAGTGCTGATTTTCAATTCTTTGGTTCTATTTTACCATGCTGCAATGTGGTAGATTGGTCGGACACTCACTTGAAATTCAGCATCTTCAAATGTCTATCGTTCAAACATTCACAAAACCAAGGATTGGACAATAAGGGTGGCAAATCTTTGGTTCTATTGCCAGTTCTCGTTTTTGAAAATGTCCAACAGAGTGAAAAACAAAATTTAACACCCGATATTTGCAAGTCATACTGTTTGAGGTCAAAATCGCTTGCAATAACCACATTTGGGGTACAATGGTAGGAAAATGAGTTGTGAATGAGAGAAATAGGGATTTCCCCTCGTTTTTCAAGGGACAAATTTGTACCTTTGCAAACGAAACAGAGGTATTCCACAAGGGATATTTCGGGCAAAGTGTTCTTGACTTTATTTTTCCGTGGTTTTGTCCCGTTTTTGTCCCTCGCTGATTTTGTATCACGAGACAAAAAATTATAAATAGCTGATTTACAGCGATAAAAGTCGTGTTTTGAAGAATTGGTAACGGCAACCACCAGTAACCACCAAAACGGACCTTGGGAACCAATGAAATCAGCGTTACAAAGGAACTCGTTGGTCTGAAATACAACGTTGTCTATATCTTCCTCGAATAAATCCACGCCTATGGTTTTTGAAAGGTCCGAGATATAATCGCCCATTCCCGTCATAGTGCTACCTACAGAAGTATCTAAGAATAATGATGTAAATGCCATAATGATATTTTTCTATTTTTTAAAGTTCTAGGGTTTTTCCTTAGCAAAGCCATCCACCGCCATGGCCGCTTGCCAGCGTTTATAAGCATCCTTGGCGATGACAACATTGGAAGAAAGTCGCTCCGGGGTGACGGCTTGCTCTGATATTTTTTTACTCTTTTTCAAGGAATTCCAATAAAGCAATTGTTTGACGAGAGTCAGATTTCTTTTGACCACATCCTGATAGATGGCCAGGTACTCCTTCTTCCTCTTACCCAAGTCCTGATAGGACTCATGGGTAATCTTGATGGCGGTCTCAAAGCAATTGTAGAGATTTCTCCAAGATTGGTAGTCATTGGGGGAACCACCATAAGATACAATATTGTTGATGTTCTTGTTAAAGATCTCCATCTTACCATCGAGTTTGCTTTTCTCCAGTACCCATGAAAGGTCACTGGCACTTGACCTTGAAACAATGTTGATAGCTTCCACCTTCGCTCGCTTGGTGTAATCAGAATCCACTTTCTCTGCCAAGTCTTGCTCCAGGGTTGTGTAGCCCATGACCTCCGTGCGGTAGAGCAATTTGTTTCTTGCATTGGCATCTTTTTGGTATTTCTTATGAAATGTGTTATAATACCAGGCAGGGGATAGGCTTCCAGCACCTGTCTCCATGGTAGTGAACTGGTTCATGATGTCACGTTCATGGACATAGGTCACTTCCTGAGCACCGGCATGTAGGCTCATTGCGCACAGCAAACCTAAAATCAACTGTTTGAATTTACGTTTCATATCTTTTAATTGCTTTTTTAAAGTTTAATCTTCTTTTCTTCCTCCAATCAAACTGCCGCCACCCAGGGGAGCATGG
Proteins encoded in this region:
- a CDS encoding relaxase/mobilization nuclease domain-containing protein — translated: MIAKAKVISHGANAIRYSVDKDKAEIVKTNLLPDDISPTAMWARMLALQKKFEDKLNRYHPLKRNMIRIEVSPTSEETQGWTMEDWQRLADDFIREFDAVDLSAKSKRKSAKTTNLKDSQYVVALHRDSKSGIMHLHIDANRIDIRGNVNDAHYIYERAMAAAAKVGQQRGWKDAQEVSRQNKEAITNDCLSVLAKMSYFDWGLYTKCLTQMGYDVKLQSDNKGQMRGYAIKRGNSIYKSSELGKGRCLMPSKIEGTWAKLHHQELEKPVSTPTKNTQQPKIMTVPKPMPTADNSPKIRHFDFYTDEFHHYPVDIPQNCLDIIDKNIALDADNVFAKIGDVQKTAILLFAEYIDAATTIAAQSGGGGGGATSGWGRDKDEDELSWAYRCAMMANRLCRPRKKQGYGR
- a CDS encoding DUF5045 domain-containing protein, translating into MKRKFKQLILGLLCAMSLHAGAQEVTYVHERDIMNQFTTMETGAGSLSPAWYYNTFHKKYQKDANARNKLLYRTEVMGYTTLEQDLAEKVDSDYTKRAKVEAINIVSRSSASDLSWVLEKSKLDGKMEIFNKNINNIVSYGGSPNDYQSWRNLYNCFETAIKITHESYQDLGKRKKEYLAIYQDVVKRNLTLVKQLLYWNSLKKSKKISEQAVTPERLSSNVVIAKDAYKRWQAAMAVDGFAKEKP
- a CDS encoding plasmid mobilization protein, with the protein product MNKRIIDKEAPKYTSRLIVRLTPQLHKEIAEYAALCGLTTSAYARKRLEGKYPKQRLTDKEMEALNSLSDARGDIQKLFGFLKGRPLTERENILRSEIFMKRWRTSAEVILNRMIEIEKYLTQ
- a CDS encoding helix-turn-helix domain-containing protein; translated protein: MTEKNALKMNLDHERKIVELQSRVNKLENLCYMTKEVLNLEEASAFLGIAKSTLYKMTHLNQLPYFKPAGKLIFFEKKALLDWVRGARAMSEEEIRLEAANRLNEMNNRP